The DNA region TGGTCGTCAGCGAGCTGGTGACCAACGCCCACAAATACGCGCCCGGGCCGTGCCCGCTGGACCTGGAGGTCAGCGGCGGCGCCGTGGAGATCAGCGTGTGGGACACCGATCCGACGCTGCCCGCGGCCCGTCCGGCCGACCCGGGACGGGTCGGGCAGCATGGCCTGGAGATCGCGATGGCAGTGTGCCGCAGCTTCGAGGCGCGGCGCGAGCCGGTCGGCAAGCGGGTGAAGGCCACGGTCGTACTGGC from Streptomyces sp. NBC_00258 includes:
- a CDS encoding ATP-binding protein yields the protein MTLHGSEPIAAARHFARNFMTAVQAVHGIPVSERAMGLVQLVVSELVTNAHKYAPGPCPLDLEVSGGAVEISVWDTDPTLPAARPADPGRVGQHGLEIAMAVCRSFEARREPVGKRVKATVVLADDPGEHPAGRLM